The following are from one region of the Cloacibacterium normanense genome:
- the sufB gene encoding Fe-S cluster assembly protein SufB: MAKYTEDDLREDLKTKEYEAGFYTDIEYEDFPTGLSEEIVRMISAKKNEPSWMTEWRLESFRIWQKMEEPDWANIKYEKPDFQAIKYYAAPKVKPELASLDEVDPELLKTFAKLGINIEEQKRLAGVAVDIVMDSVSVKTTFQATLKEKGIIFCSISEAIKEYPELVQKYIGKVVPRGDNFYAALNSAVFSDGSFCYIPKGVKCPMELSTYFRINQAGTGQFERTLVIADEGSYVSYLEGCTAPARDENQLHAAVVELIAMDNAEIKYSTVQNWFPGDENGKGGVYNFVTKRGLCEKNAKISWTQVETGSAVTWKYPSCILKGDNSVGEFYSIAVTNNHQYADTGTKMIHIGKNTKSTIISKGISAGKSNNSYRGLVKVMPSAKGARNFSQCDSLLMGNECGAHTFPYIEIKDPTAQLEHEATTSKIGEDQIFYCNQRGIDTEKAIALIVNGFSKEVLNKLPMEFAIEAQKLLEISLEGSVG, encoded by the coding sequence TCTGAAGAAATTGTGCGCATGATTTCTGCAAAGAAAAATGAGCCAAGTTGGATGACCGAATGGCGTTTAGAATCTTTCAGAATTTGGCAAAAAATGGAAGAGCCAGATTGGGCAAATATTAAATATGAAAAACCTGATTTTCAGGCGATTAAGTATTACGCTGCTCCGAAAGTAAAGCCAGAATTGGCAAGCTTAGATGAAGTAGATCCAGAATTACTGAAAACTTTTGCGAAGTTAGGAATCAATATCGAAGAACAAAAGCGTTTAGCTGGAGTTGCAGTAGATATTGTGATGGATTCGGTTTCTGTGAAAACTACTTTCCAAGCAACTTTGAAAGAAAAAGGAATTATTTTCTGCTCTATTTCTGAAGCGATTAAAGAATATCCTGAGTTGGTTCAAAAATATATTGGAAAAGTTGTTCCAAGAGGAGACAATTTCTATGCAGCTTTAAACTCTGCTGTATTTTCAGACGGAAGTTTCTGCTACATTCCGAAAGGTGTAAAATGTCCGATGGAACTTTCTACTTATTTCAGAATTAATCAGGCAGGAACTGGTCAGTTCGAGAGAACTTTGGTGATTGCCGATGAAGGTAGTTACGTTTCTTATTTGGAAGGTTGTACTGCTCCAGCTCGTGATGAAAACCAATTGCACGCTGCTGTGGTAGAATTGATTGCGATGGACAATGCAGAAATTAAATATTCTACCGTACAAAACTGGTTTCCAGGAGACGAAAACGGAAAAGGTGGAGTGTATAACTTTGTGACTAAGAGAGGTTTATGCGAAAAAAATGCTAAAATTTCTTGGACTCAAGTAGAAACAGGTTCTGCGGTAACATGGAAATATCCTTCTTGTATTTTGAAAGGTGATAATTCTGTTGGCGAATTTTATTCGATTGCAGTGACTAATAATCATCAGTATGCAGATACTGGAACCAAGATGATTCACATTGGTAAAAACACCAAATCTACGATTATTTCTAAAGGAATTTCGGCAGGGAAATCTAATAATTCTTATCGTGGTTTGGTGAAAGTTATGCCTTCTGCAAAAGGTGCGAGAAACTTTTCACAGTGTGATTCTCTTTTGATGGGGAATGAATGTGGAGCGCACACTTTTCCTTACATCGAAATCAAAGATCCAACTGCACAATTAGAACACGAAGCTACAACTTCTAAAATTGGTGAAGACCAAATTTTCTACTGTAACCAAAGAGGAATTGATACAGAAAAAGCCATCGCATTGATTGTAAATGGTTTCAGTAAAGAAGTTTTGAACAAATTACCAATGGAATTTGCGATTGAAGCACAGAAATTATTAGAAATTTCATTAGAAGGTTCTGTAGGATAA
- the sufC gene encoding Fe-S cluster assembly ATPase SufC, translated as MLKINNLHAKIEDGVEILKGINLEIKPGEVHAIMGPNGAGKSTLSSVIAGKEDYEVTDGEILFEGEDIIEDAPEERAHKGIFLSFQYPVEIPGVTVTNFIKAALNETRKANGLEDMPAKEMLALVREKSELLGIKKDFLSRSLNEGFSGGEKKRNEIFQMMMLNPKLAILDETDSGLDIDALRIVADGVNAFKNEGNAVLLITHYQRLLNYIQPDFVHVLADGKIIKTGDKSLALELEEKGYDWLLK; from the coding sequence ATGTTAAAAATAAATAACTTACACGCCAAAATTGAAGACGGCGTAGAAATTCTGAAAGGAATTAATTTAGAAATAAAACCAGGCGAGGTTCACGCGATTATGGGACCAAATGGTGCAGGAAAATCTACCCTTTCTTCTGTTATTGCAGGAAAAGAAGATTACGAAGTTACTGATGGAGAAATTCTTTTCGAAGGAGAAGATATTATAGAAGATGCTCCTGAAGAAAGAGCACACAAAGGAATTTTCCTTTCTTTCCAATATCCAGTAGAAATTCCGGGAGTTACGGTGACTAATTTCATCAAAGCAGCACTTAACGAAACCAGAAAAGCAAATGGTTTAGAAGATATGCCTGCTAAAGAAATGTTGGCCTTAGTTCGTGAAAAATCAGAATTATTAGGAATTAAAAAAGACTTCCTTTCTCGTTCATTGAATGAAGGTTTTTCTGGTGGCGAAAAGAAAAGAAATGAAATTTTCCAAATGATGATGCTTAATCCTAAATTGGCTATTCTTGATGAAACCGATTCAGGTTTGGATATTGACGCACTGAGAATCGTAGCTGATGGTGTAAATGCTTTCAAAAATGAAGGAAATGCAGTGCTATTAATTACGCACTACCAAAGATTATTAAACTACATTCAGCCAGATTTTGTACACGTTTTAGCAGACGGAAAAATCATTAAAACGGGTGATAAATCTCTCGCGTTAGAACTCGAAGAAAAAGGATACGATTGGCTCTTAAAATAA
- the sufD gene encoding Fe-S cluster assembly protein SufD produces MSLFEQIELQKASLSRSKLQALEQFLSAGFPTKKDEEYKYTNLKEIVEKDYNFSASEHHSISKKQLDELHLGEEHFDFIVFVNGKLHKELSNISVENAEFLTLNYALSHESYSEIIKNHFNTIANQDLAFCNLNEALHENGFFLLVPKNVVIEKPIHVFYLSQSQEQNTFYNTRNLLVVEEGAKVEVIESHHNFDETYVFTNSVTEIFAGKNAKADWHKLQNDSDTSYLVDHTFAKQERDSLATVNTFSFGGKLVRNNLDFIHNGENINSFMNGITIIGGEQLVDHHTAVHHNQPNCESYQNYKGVFKDKAHGVFNGKVFVDKIAQKTNAYQQNNNILLDEGATIDTKPQLEIFADDVKCSHGCTVGQLNEDALFYLRARGISKKEAQALLLYAFANDAMQNIDIEPLKLKISKLLAEKLEVEIAFEDLD; encoded by the coding sequence ATGAGTTTATTCGAACAAATAGAACTTCAAAAAGCTTCACTTTCTAGGAGCAAACTTCAGGCTTTAGAACAATTCTTGAGCGCAGGTTTTCCTACCAAAAAAGACGAAGAATACAAATATACCAACCTGAAGGAAATTGTAGAAAAAGATTACAATTTTTCTGCTTCAGAGCACCATTCTATCAGCAAAAAACAATTGGATGAACTTCACCTTGGCGAAGAACATTTCGATTTTATTGTTTTTGTGAATGGAAAATTACACAAAGAATTATCGAATATTTCTGTAGAAAATGCTGAGTTTTTAACCTTGAATTATGCACTTTCTCACGAATCTTATTCAGAAATTATTAAAAATCACTTCAATACAATTGCTAATCAAGATTTAGCTTTTTGTAATCTTAATGAAGCACTTCATGAGAATGGTTTCTTCCTTCTCGTTCCGAAAAATGTGGTGATAGAAAAGCCAATTCATGTTTTCTATCTTTCTCAAAGTCAAGAACAGAACACTTTCTATAATACCAGAAATTTATTGGTAGTAGAAGAAGGTGCGAAAGTAGAAGTGATAGAATCTCATCATAATTTTGATGAAACTTACGTGTTTACCAACTCTGTAACCGAAATTTTTGCAGGCAAAAACGCAAAAGCAGATTGGCACAAATTGCAAAATGATTCTGATACTTCTTATTTGGTAGACCACACTTTTGCGAAGCAAGAAAGAGATTCTTTGGCAACCGTAAATACATTTTCTTTCGGTGGAAAATTGGTGAGAAACAATCTAGATTTCATTCATAACGGAGAAAACATCAACTCGTTTATGAACGGAATTACCATTATTGGTGGGGAACAACTAGTTGACCATCACACTGCGGTTCATCATAACCAACCGAATTGTGAATCTTATCAGAATTACAAAGGTGTTTTCAAAGATAAAGCGCATGGCGTTTTTAACGGAAAAGTTTTTGTAGATAAAATTGCTCAAAAGACCAATGCTTATCAGCAAAACAATAATATTTTGTTAGACGAAGGTGCTACAATTGATACGAAACCTCAGTTAGAAATTTTCGCAGATGATGTAAAATGTTCTCACGGTTGTACGGTTGGTCAGCTGAATGAAGATGCTTTATTTTATCTAAGAGCGAGAGGAATTTCTAAAAAAGAAGCACAAGCATTGTTATTATACGCTTTTGCGAATGATGCGATGCAAAACATTGATATTGAGCCTTTAAAGTTGAAAATTTCTAAACTTTTGGCTGAAAAATTAGAAGTAGAAATTGCTTTTGAAGATTTAGATTAA